A single Streptomyces sp. 2114.4 DNA region contains:
- a CDS encoding tetratricopeptide repeat protein produces the protein MPGSLAVLRDGHRADAEALLTRAVEEEVRRSGGRLDGDALLGRARAALEELAGSAAEEYTAYVRALDEAAAGRPSLSRRLSRKELGTPAVATAVAAVAAFGTDLVYGTGAGPALGVGAAVVVAGAAATVLKLTAGHWPAAHREAGMLGRPGGAQQLRLQWLTALEVRGIRPFLDQQRMLTAAARGGTAAGPVASKSGRGPQLRGADRSAAARQRSLLEHSFSQLPQPDGPFAGRRTELTQIAQWVHAARASTETKPTVVILHGEPGSGRTALAVRAAHQLRDQFRGACVVDLRSDTPGEVPLPTRDALLHLLNRLGAPREQLLFRERPSQEQHVKRLTDLYHQHLTGLPVTVLLDDAADPEQVRTLVPERSDSLVLVTSRTPLELPEDIEAWVHHLPVGALDAAGTEELLRASAAAGDDAADETGPYDAQALDEISDLCAGLPLALRVAGSALGSRTATALATDLAAHGEVSPVERALWLRYADQSETARRLLRRLALVGRASLGAAASAALLGVEQAEAERELTTLARAGLIEHVRGRRYRLHALVHRFAHDRLMDEEEPGERGAAQERLIRGYAELADSVIRLVDGRTSTRADRFGSHGFTSLDAALQWLDDETSFITAALRHADQGVDQAAVSHLLGALADYCLLRGDLYRLGELSELTRAVGQGLLVRSVQWRTGVAARQLGELDKARTTLSSVVDLYFEAQHPAGAARALRDLGITLQQQGNLVEAAAKLREALQLQSGADMHGDRAWTLHALAAVERDRAQLADALAMLREALELHEESESIHGQAWAHFQLGQVHLRRGDVPAAESALQAALGLYGRTHDERGEAWAMTQLARARLVDGEPGPAVDQLRQALPLHHQHEDARGEAWTMYYLGQALEERGEHDAALRQLERSRTMFSRMQDGYGLACARHHSGRVTRDLRAEQTGSLRNSGFARQLLQDARKDFQRIGVPHGEAWSCLELLIIDAGNGRAAQALELADEAAGLFAGYGDRRGEDWARFLRCTLLPLASPGGSVVGAAVAQEELAQLIREKHAARDSKLEDCAEAFALLLDRGVEPETGWQAWRLGMVPNRHAREVMGVPVAPTGTE, from the coding sequence ATGCCGGGCTCACTGGCTGTGCTGCGCGACGGCCACCGGGCGGACGCGGAAGCGCTGTTGACCAGGGCGGTCGAGGAGGAGGTACGGCGCTCGGGCGGACGGCTCGACGGGGACGCGCTGCTCGGCCGGGCGCGGGCGGCGCTGGAGGAGCTGGCGGGCAGCGCCGCCGAGGAGTACACCGCGTATGTCCGGGCGCTGGACGAGGCCGCCGCCGGCCGGCCGTCGCTGTCCCGGCGGCTGTCGCGCAAGGAGCTGGGCACCCCCGCGGTGGCGACGGCCGTGGCGGCGGTGGCGGCGTTCGGTACGGACCTCGTGTACGGCACGGGAGCGGGGCCCGCGCTGGGCGTGGGCGCCGCCGTGGTGGTGGCGGGCGCGGCCGCCACGGTCCTGAAGCTGACCGCGGGCCACTGGCCGGCGGCGCACCGGGAGGCCGGGATGCTCGGCCGGCCCGGCGGTGCGCAGCAGTTACGTCTGCAGTGGCTGACGGCGCTGGAGGTACGCGGCATCCGGCCGTTCCTGGACCAGCAGCGGATGCTGACGGCGGCCGCTCGCGGCGGTACGGCCGCGGGGCCCGTCGCCTCGAAGAGCGGCCGCGGACCGCAGCTGCGCGGTGCGGACCGCAGCGCCGCGGCCCGGCAGCGGTCCCTGCTGGAGCACTCGTTCTCCCAGCTTCCGCAGCCGGACGGACCGTTCGCCGGGCGGCGGACGGAGCTGACGCAGATCGCGCAGTGGGTGCACGCGGCCCGCGCGAGCACGGAGACCAAACCGACGGTGGTGATACTCCACGGCGAGCCGGGCTCGGGGCGTACGGCGCTGGCGGTGCGGGCCGCGCATCAGCTGCGCGATCAGTTCCGCGGCGCCTGTGTGGTGGACCTGCGCAGCGACACCCCTGGTGAGGTGCCGCTGCCGACCCGGGACGCGCTGCTGCATCTGCTCAACCGGCTGGGCGCGCCCCGCGAGCAACTGCTGTTCCGCGAGCGCCCGTCCCAGGAGCAGCACGTCAAACGGCTCACCGATCTCTACCACCAGCATCTGACGGGCCTTCCGGTGACGGTGCTGCTGGACGACGCCGCGGATCCCGAGCAGGTGCGCACCCTGGTGCCGGAGCGGTCCGACAGCCTGGTGCTGGTCACCTCCCGTACGCCGCTGGAGCTGCCGGAGGACATCGAGGCCTGGGTGCACCACCTGCCGGTGGGAGCACTGGACGCCGCAGGCACCGAAGAGCTGCTGCGCGCCTCCGCCGCGGCCGGCGACGACGCCGCGGACGAGACGGGCCCCTACGACGCACAGGCCCTCGACGAGATCTCCGATCTGTGCGCGGGCCTGCCCTTGGCGCTGCGGGTGGCGGGCTCCGCACTGGGCTCGCGCACCGCCACCGCACTGGCCACGGACCTGGCGGCCCACGGCGAGGTGTCACCCGTGGAACGTGCGCTGTGGCTCCGCTACGCCGACCAGTCGGAGACCGCCCGGCGGCTGCTGCGCCGGCTGGCGCTGGTGGGCCGGGCGAGCCTGGGGGCGGCGGCCTCGGCGGCGCTGCTCGGCGTCGAGCAGGCGGAGGCCGAGCGGGAACTGACGACGCTGGCCCGGGCCGGGCTGATCGAGCATGTGCGGGGCCGCCGCTACCGCCTGCACGCCCTGGTGCACCGCTTCGCGCACGACCGGCTGATGGACGAGGAGGAGCCGGGCGAGCGCGGCGCGGCCCAGGAGCGGCTGATCCGCGGCTATGCGGAGCTGGCCGACTCGGTCATCCGGCTGGTCGACGGCCGGACGTCCACCCGCGCCGACCGCTTCGGCTCGCACGGCTTCACCTCCCTGGACGCGGCCCTGCAGTGGCTGGACGACGAGACCAGCTTCATCACGGCCGCGCTGCGCCACGCCGACCAGGGCGTGGACCAGGCGGCGGTCTCGCATCTGCTGGGCGCGCTGGCCGACTACTGCCTGCTGCGCGGGGACCTCTACCGCCTCGGCGAGCTGAGCGAGCTGACCCGGGCCGTCGGGCAGGGGCTGCTGGTCCGCTCGGTGCAGTGGCGTACGGGTGTGGCGGCCCGCCAGCTCGGCGAGCTGGACAAGGCACGGACCACGCTGTCGTCGGTGGTCGATCTGTACTTCGAGGCGCAGCACCCGGCCGGCGCCGCCCGTGCGCTGCGCGATCTGGGCATCACGCTGCAGCAGCAGGGCAATCTCGTGGAGGCCGCGGCCAAGCTCCGTGAGGCGCTTCAGCTGCAGTCCGGCGCGGACATGCACGGCGACCGGGCCTGGACGCTGCACGCCCTGGCGGCGGTGGAACGGGACCGTGCCCAGCTCGCCGACGCCCTCGCCATGCTGCGGGAGGCACTGGAGCTGCACGAGGAGAGCGAGAGTATCCACGGCCAGGCATGGGCCCACTTCCAGCTCGGCCAGGTACATCTGCGCCGGGGCGACGTACCGGCGGCGGAGAGTGCTCTGCAGGCGGCGTTGGGGCTCTACGGCCGTACGCACGACGAGCGCGGTGAGGCCTGGGCGATGACGCAGCTGGCGCGCGCCCGGCTGGTGGACGGCGAGCCGGGCCCCGCGGTGGACCAGCTCCGGCAGGCCCTGCCGCTGCACCACCAGCACGAGGACGCGCGGGGTGAGGCCTGGACGATGTACTACCTGGGCCAGGCGCTGGAGGAGCGCGGCGAGCACGACGCGGCGCTGCGGCAGCTGGAGCGGTCGCGGACGATGTTCAGCCGGATGCAGGACGGCTACGGCCTGGCCTGCGCCCGGCATCACTCCGGGCGGGTCACCCGCGATCTGCGGGCGGAGCAGACCGGCTCGCTGCGCAACAGCGGCTTCGCCCGGCAGCTGCTGCAGGACGCCCGTAAGGACTTCCAGCGGATAGGGGTACCGCACGGGGAGGCGTGGTCCTGCCTGGAACTGCTGATCATCGACGCCGGTAACGGCCGGGCCGCGCAGGCGCTGGAGCTTGCCGACGAGGCGGCGGGCCTGTTCGCGGGCTACGGCGACCGGCGTGGCGAGGACTGGGCACGGTTCCTGCGCTGCACGCTGCTGCCGCTCGCCTCGCCGGGTGGCAGCGTGGTGGGCGCGGCCGTCGCCCAGGAGGAGCTGGCGCAGCTGATCCGCGAAAAGCATGCGGCCCGCGATTCCAAGCTGGAGGACTGCGCGGAGGCGTTCGCGTTGCTGCTGGACCGCGGGGTGGAGCCGGAAACGGGGTGGCAGGCATGGCGGCTCGGCATGGTGCCCAACCGCCATGCGCGCGAGGTCATGGGGGTGCCGGTCGCCCCGACCGGCACGGAGTGA
- a CDS encoding thioredoxin domain-containing protein, producing the protein MPNRLAQETSPYLLQHADNPVDWWPWSADAFEEARRRGVPVLLSVGYSSCHWCHVMAHESFEDPATAALLNEHFVSVKVDREERPDVDAVYMEAVQAATGQGGWPMTVFLTPDAEPFYFGTYFPPEPRHGMPSFGQILEGVRSAWTDRRDEVGEVAGRIVADLAGRSLTESLPADRRPPRPEELHGALMGLTREFDAVNGGFGGAPKFPPAMVLEFLLRHHARTGSEGALEMVQATCAAMARGGIYDQLGGGFARYAVDATWTVPHFEKMLYDNALLCRTYAHLWRSTGSDVARRIAVETADFMVRELRTDQGGFASALDADSDDGSGTGRHVEGAYYVWTPEQLRAVLGEEDAEFAATHFGVTEEGTFEEGASVLQLPDAGGPVDADRVASVKQRLLAAREERPRPGRDDKIVASWNGLAIAALAETGAYFDRPDLIQAATDAADLLVRVHMDWQGRLHRTSRDGAPGANSGVLEDYADVAEGFLTLASVTGEGVWVEFAGFFLDTVLLQFTTEDGALYDTAADAEALIRRPQDPTDNATPSGWTAAAGALLSYAALTGSDLHRNAAERALGIVTALGGRAPRFIGWGLAVAEAALDGPREVAVVGPQGDPATVALHRAALLGTAPGAAVALGEPGVDEVPLLQDRPLVDGKPAAYVCRRFTCERPTTDPQELAERLGR; encoded by the coding sequence ATGCCGAACCGCCTGGCTCAAGAGACTTCCCCCTATCTGCTCCAGCACGCCGACAACCCGGTCGACTGGTGGCCGTGGTCGGCCGACGCGTTCGAGGAAGCGCGGCGGCGCGGCGTGCCGGTCCTGCTCAGCGTCGGCTACAGCTCGTGCCACTGGTGCCACGTGATGGCGCACGAAAGTTTCGAGGATCCGGCCACTGCGGCGCTGCTCAACGAGCACTTCGTGTCCGTCAAGGTGGACCGCGAGGAGCGCCCCGACGTCGATGCCGTCTACATGGAGGCCGTGCAGGCCGCCACGGGGCAGGGCGGCTGGCCGATGACCGTGTTTCTCACCCCCGACGCCGAGCCCTTCTACTTCGGTACGTACTTCCCGCCCGAGCCGCGCCACGGCATGCCGTCCTTCGGGCAGATCCTGGAGGGGGTGCGCAGCGCCTGGACCGACCGGCGGGACGAAGTCGGCGAGGTCGCCGGCCGGATCGTCGCCGACCTGGCCGGGCGGTCGCTGACCGAGTCGCTGCCCGCGGACCGGCGGCCCCCGCGTCCCGAGGAGCTGCACGGTGCCCTGATGGGGCTGACCCGGGAATTCGACGCGGTGAACGGCGGGTTCGGCGGCGCGCCCAAGTTCCCGCCGGCCATGGTGCTGGAGTTCCTGCTCCGCCACCACGCCCGCACCGGCTCCGAAGGAGCCCTGGAAATGGTGCAGGCGACCTGTGCGGCGATGGCTCGCGGCGGCATCTATGACCAGCTCGGCGGCGGTTTCGCGCGCTATGCGGTGGACGCCACGTGGACCGTGCCGCACTTCGAGAAGATGCTCTACGACAACGCCCTGCTGTGCCGGACCTACGCCCATCTGTGGCGGTCCACCGGCTCGGACGTGGCGCGCCGCATCGCGGTCGAGACCGCCGACTTCATGGTCCGGGAACTCCGCACCGACCAGGGCGGTTTCGCCTCCGCGCTGGACGCGGACAGCGATGACGGCTCGGGCACCGGCAGGCATGTCGAGGGCGCCTACTACGTCTGGACGCCAGAGCAGCTGCGCGCCGTACTGGGCGAGGAGGACGCGGAGTTCGCGGCCACCCACTTCGGCGTCACCGAGGAAGGCACCTTCGAGGAGGGCGCCTCGGTCCTCCAGCTCCCGGATGCCGGAGGACCGGTGGACGCCGACCGGGTGGCCTCGGTCAAGCAGCGGCTGCTCGCGGCGCGGGAGGAGCGGCCACGCCCCGGCCGGGACGACAAGATCGTCGCCTCCTGGAACGGGCTGGCCATCGCCGCGCTCGCCGAGACCGGCGCCTACTTCGACCGGCCGGACCTGATCCAGGCCGCCACCGACGCCGCCGACCTGCTGGTACGCGTGCACATGGACTGGCAGGGCCGGCTGCACCGCACCTCCCGCGACGGCGCCCCCGGCGCCAACTCCGGTGTCCTGGAGGACTACGCCGATGTCGCGGAGGGCTTCCTCACCCTGGCCTCCGTCACCGGGGAAGGCGTCTGGGTGGAGTTCGCGGGCTTCTTCCTGGACACCGTGCTGCTCCAGTTCACCACCGAGGACGGTGCGCTCTACGACACCGCGGCCGACGCCGAGGCCCTGATCCGCCGCCCCCAGGACCCGACCGACAATGCGACGCCCTCCGGGTGGACCGCGGCGGCCGGGGCCCTGCTGTCGTATGCCGCACTGACCGGCAGCGACCTCCACCGGAACGCCGCGGAGCGGGCCCTGGGCATCGTCACCGCGCTCGGCGGCCGGGCCCCGCGCTTCATCGGATGGGGGCTGGCCGTCGCCGAGGCCGCGCTGGACGGTCCGCGCGAGGTCGCCGTCGTCGGCCCGCAGGGCGATCCGGCCACCGTCGCGCTGCACCGCGCCGCCCTGCTCGGCACCGCCCCGGGGGCGGCCGTCGCGCTGGGCGAACCCGGGGTGGACGAGGTGCCGCTCCTCCAGGACCGCCCCCTGGTCGACGGCAAACCGGCCGCCTACGTCTGCCGCCGCTTCACCTGCGAGCGGCCGACGACGGATCCGCAGGAGCTGGCGGAGCGGCTCGGGAGGTAG
- a CDS encoding NADP-dependent oxidoreductase yields the protein MTPRTHREVRLAARPKGPVTDDLFEIVEVPVPEPGPGQVLVRNTVMGVAAVMRTLMDETSVVPMPSYQVGEPLYGSALGEVVAAPGTDLDPGDLVEHQLGWREYAVVDADQVHRLDPGLLPDPGAFLSQGPTAWMGVVHGAEVRPGDTVFVTGAAGGVGTLAGQIARLRGAARIIGSTGSPEKADRLIKEFGYDAVVIRGAGPIADQLRAAAPEGIDAVFDNVGGEQLQAALALANRGARIAIVGALSSQLGGEGTPATLEIDPLSLLSRSITLRGVALYDHLDLIPEWNQRFGEGLRDGTLTFPHARLRGIEQAPRALRELTEGRHLGAVLVEL from the coding sequence ATGACTCCCCGAACACACCGTGAAGTCCGCCTGGCCGCCCGCCCCAAGGGGCCCGTCACCGATGATCTCTTCGAGATCGTGGAGGTGCCGGTTCCGGAACCCGGGCCCGGCCAGGTGCTGGTCCGCAACACCGTGATGGGTGTCGCCGCTGTGATGCGCACGCTGATGGACGAGACCAGCGTGGTGCCGATGCCCTCCTACCAGGTCGGCGAACCGCTGTACGGGTCCGCTCTCGGCGAGGTGGTCGCCGCCCCGGGGACCGACCTCGATCCCGGTGACCTGGTGGAACACCAGCTCGGCTGGCGGGAATACGCGGTGGTGGACGCCGACCAGGTGCACCGGCTCGACCCCGGTCTGCTGCCCGATCCGGGCGCCTTCCTCTCCCAGGGGCCCACCGCCTGGATGGGCGTGGTGCACGGCGCCGAAGTACGCCCCGGCGACACCGTCTTCGTCACCGGGGCGGCGGGCGGGGTGGGCACCCTGGCGGGCCAGATCGCCCGGCTGCGCGGCGCCGCCCGGATCATCGGCAGCACGGGATCGCCGGAGAAGGCGGACCGGCTGATCAAGGAATTCGGTTATGACGCGGTGGTGATCCGCGGTGCGGGCCCGATCGCGGACCAACTGCGCGCGGCCGCCCCGGAAGGCATCGACGCGGTCTTCGACAACGTCGGCGGCGAACAGCTACAGGCCGCCCTCGCCCTCGCCAACCGGGGCGCCCGGATCGCCATCGTCGGGGCGCTCTCCAGCCAGCTCGGCGGGGAGGGCACTCCCGCCACCCTCGAGATCGACCCCCTCTCGCTGCTCTCCCGCAGCATCACCCTGCGCGGTGTCGCCCTGTACGACCACCTGGACCTGATCCCGGAGTGGAACCAGCGGTTCGGCGAGGGACTGCGCGACGGCACCCTCACCTTCCCGCACGCCCGGCTGCGCGGCATCGAACAGGCGCCGCGCGCACTGCGCGAGCTGACCGAGGGGCGCCATCTGGGCGCGGTGCTCGTGGAGTTGTGA
- a CDS encoding amidase, whose amino-acid sequence MTTLLGQRSLVQEAAALRDGTDDPVDAANRSCDRIDAVDPQVRAFVPEAGRRTRLLEAARRKAATAPRPAAGRPALYGVPVGIKDIVHADGLPTRAGSELPPEVLAGPQATVVGRLCAAGALIAGKTVTAEFAVTAPGPTRNPHHPAHTPGGSSSGSAAAVAAGMVPLAIGTQTVGSMIRPAAYCGVVGFKPSYGRIPVDGVIPNAASFDTLGCFATDVAGVALAASVLVDGWRARDGAGRTVLPVLGVPAGPYLERADGEALRAFAEQRELLRAAGYVIHEVPVMDDFEQIVDQLFTMNRYEVARAHADWFVRFGDRYRPETTSAIRQGHTIGDAAYEAARGRRQAFRARLAADRAAAGVELWIAPSATGPAPAGLTTTGSSIMCLPWSNAGLPSVSVPAGRAAGGLPLALQLVGGFGADEDLLYGAAGIERVLNAASPRHEDGRPDPARRG is encoded by the coding sequence GTGACCACCTTGCTCGGGCAGCGATCCCTCGTCCAGGAGGCCGCGGCGCTACGGGACGGCACGGACGACCCCGTCGACGCGGCGAACCGTTCGTGTGACCGTATCGACGCCGTCGATCCGCAGGTGCGGGCCTTTGTGCCCGAGGCCGGGCGGCGTACGCGGCTCCTGGAGGCGGCGCGCCGGAAGGCGGCGACCGCTCCTCGCCCGGCCGCCGGCCGGCCCGCCCTGTACGGCGTTCCCGTAGGCATCAAGGACATCGTGCATGCCGACGGGCTGCCCACCCGCGCGGGCTCGGAGCTGCCGCCCGAGGTGCTCGCAGGCCCGCAGGCCACGGTCGTCGGCCGGCTGTGTGCCGCCGGTGCGCTGATCGCGGGCAAGACGGTCACCGCGGAGTTCGCGGTGACCGCCCCGGGCCCGACCCGCAATCCGCACCACCCGGCGCATACGCCCGGTGGTTCGAGCAGCGGCTCCGCAGCCGCGGTCGCCGCCGGGATGGTGCCGCTGGCCATCGGGACACAGACCGTCGGCTCGATGATCCGGCCCGCCGCCTACTGCGGAGTGGTCGGCTTCAAGCCGAGCTACGGGCGCATACCGGTCGACGGGGTGATCCCCAACGCCGCGAGTTTCGACACCCTCGGCTGCTTCGCCACGGATGTGGCCGGTGTCGCGCTGGCGGCGTCGGTGCTGGTCGACGGCTGGCGGGCGCGGGACGGTGCGGGCCGGACCGTGCTCCCGGTACTGGGCGTGCCGGCCGGCCCCTACCTGGAGCGCGCCGACGGCGAGGCGCTGCGGGCCTTCGCGGAGCAGCGCGAGCTGCTGCGGGCGGCCGGGTACGTCATCCACGAGGTGCCGGTGATGGACGACTTCGAGCAGATCGTGGACCAGCTGTTCACGATGAACCGCTACGAGGTCGCCCGGGCTCACGCCGACTGGTTCGTGCGCTTCGGCGACCGCTACCGGCCGGAGACCACCTCGGCCATCCGGCAGGGACACACCATCGGGGACGCCGCCTACGAAGCCGCCCGCGGACGGCGTCAGGCCTTCCGCGCCCGGCTCGCGGCGGACCGCGCCGCGGCGGGTGTCGAGCTGTGGATCGCCCCGTCGGCCACCGGCCCCGCGCCCGCCGGCCTCACCACCACGGGCAGCTCGATCATGTGCCTGCCCTGGAGCAATGCCGGGCTGCCGTCCGTCAGCGTGCCCGCCGGCCGCGCCGCGGGCGGACTGCCGCTCGCGCTCCAGCTCGTCGGCGGATTCGGCGCGGACGAAGACCTGCTGTACGGGGCGGCGGGGATCGAGCGCGTACTGAACGCCGCGAGTCCCCGGCACGAGGACGGCAGGCCGGACCCGGCCCGGAGGGGCTGA
- a CDS encoding MerR family transcriptional regulator codes for MRIGDAAVAAGMTPRALRYYEQQGLVTARRTPSGHRVYDAEDIRRLRVVRALRDAGLTVGDVRTFAHLLHTMPADDVPDLLPRALGSGRCSDVEAVARRRLADLDARIERLSQLRARLAARLGEPVAGPPEPGNPGERGKQAGPGRPAGPGEQGKAGPGATVRAGADSGPIFRLDAVPPPGAAALRA; via the coding sequence ATGCGTATCGGGGACGCGGCGGTGGCCGCCGGTATGACACCGCGGGCGCTGCGCTACTACGAGCAGCAGGGGCTGGTGACGGCCCGGAGGACCCCGTCAGGCCACCGGGTGTACGACGCGGAGGACATCCGCCGGCTGAGGGTGGTGCGCGCGCTGCGGGACGCGGGGCTGACGGTGGGCGATGTGCGGACGTTTGCGCACCTGCTGCACACGATGCCGGCCGACGACGTACCGGATCTTCTTCCCCGGGCCCTGGGTTCCGGCCGCTGTTCGGATGTCGAGGCGGTGGCCCGGCGCCGGCTCGCCGACCTGGATGCCCGTATCGAGCGGCTGTCGCAACTACGGGCACGACTCGCGGCACGCCTGGGCGAACCGGTGGCCGGGCCACCGGAGCCGGGGAATCCGGGGGAACGGGGAAAGCAGGCCGGGCCGGGGCGGCCGGCCGGACCGGGGGAGCAGGGGAAGGCCGGGCCGGGCGCCACGGTCCGCGCCGGGGCGGACAGCGGCCCGATCTTCCGGCTGGACGCCGTGCCGCCTCCAGGGGCCGCGGCCCTCAGAGCGTGA
- a CDS encoding TetR/AcrR family transcriptional regulator has translation MLRMAVRTSATTPTGTPQPGRRERKKIQTRQAIRRAAYRLFEEQGYDATPVDQIAAAADVSPSTVFRYFPAKEDIVLTDEYDAVLENGIRARPADEPVIESVRQVSIETLRAMAAEQRGELVQRLRLIREVPAVRGRTAEHTARDAAMLTAVLAERSGRPADDLELRVISDVILAALQEALLHWGESSRTTGPEASVHRALDVLERGLTL, from the coding sequence ATGCTGCGCATGGCCGTACGCACCTCTGCCACCACGCCGACCGGGACACCGCAGCCCGGGCGGCGGGAGCGGAAGAAGATCCAGACCCGGCAGGCGATCCGGCGGGCCGCCTACCGGCTCTTCGAGGAACAGGGGTACGACGCGACCCCCGTCGACCAGATCGCCGCGGCCGCGGACGTCTCCCCGAGCACGGTCTTCCGCTACTTCCCCGCCAAGGAAGACATCGTGCTCACGGACGAGTACGACGCCGTACTGGAGAACGGGATCCGGGCCCGTCCCGCGGACGAGCCGGTGATCGAGTCGGTGCGGCAGGTCAGCATCGAGACACTGCGCGCGATGGCCGCCGAGCAGCGTGGCGAGCTCGTCCAGCGCCTCCGGCTGATCCGTGAGGTGCCCGCCGTCCGGGGCCGTACGGCGGAGCACACCGCACGGGACGCCGCGATGCTCACCGCCGTGCTGGCGGAGCGCTCCGGCCGCCCGGCCGACGACCTGGAGCTGCGGGTGATCAGCGACGTGATCCTGGCCGCGCTCCAGGAGGCGCTGCTGCACTGGGGGGAGAGCAGCCGGACCACCGGTCCCGAGGCATCCGTCCACCGCGCCCTGGACGTACTGGAGCGGGGGCTCACGCTCTGA
- a CDS encoding hemolysin III family protein, translating to MTSAPDAAESQPPSAPPAIAAVAAATAPLKPKLRGWLHAGMFPAVLLAGVILTALADSPRGRLACAIYTMTACLLFGVSALYHRGNWGPRADGVLRRLDHANIFLIIAGTYTPLTMLLMPGSRGQALLWAVWAAALAGIAFRVFWVGAPRWLYTPCYIAMGWAAVFFLPDFLRTGGVAVLVLVIVGGLLYSAGGVIYGIKRPNPSPRWFGFHEVFHSLTLAAFVVHYIGISLVAYSHA from the coding sequence ATGACTTCCGCGCCCGACGCCGCCGAGAGCCAGCCCCCCTCCGCGCCGCCCGCGATCGCGGCGGTCGCCGCCGCGACCGCGCCCCTGAAACCCAAACTGCGCGGCTGGCTGCACGCCGGAATGTTCCCCGCCGTCCTCCTCGCCGGGGTCATACTGACCGCCCTCGCCGACAGCCCCCGCGGCCGCCTGGCCTGCGCCATCTACACCATGACCGCCTGCCTGCTCTTCGGGGTCAGCGCCCTTTACCACCGGGGCAATTGGGGGCCGCGGGCCGACGGCGTGCTGCGCCGGCTCGACCACGCCAATATCTTCCTGATCATCGCGGGCACCTACACGCCCCTGACGATGCTGCTCATGCCCGGATCCCGCGGGCAGGCGCTGCTCTGGGCGGTCTGGGCGGCCGCGCTGGCCGGGATCGCCTTCCGGGTCTTCTGGGTCGGCGCTCCACGCTGGCTCTACACCCCCTGCTACATCGCCATGGGCTGGGCCGCCGTCTTCTTCCTGCCCGACTTCCTGCGCACCGGCGGCGTCGCCGTGCTGGTACTGGTGATCGTCGGCGGGCTGCTCTACAGCGCCGGCGGCGTGATCTACGGGATCAAGCGCCCCAACCCCTCACCACGGTGGTTCGGCTTCCACGAGGTCTTCCACTCCCTCACCCTGGCGGCGTTCGTCGTGCACTACATCGGCATCTCCCTGGTGGCCTATTCGCACGCCTGA